The Thermoplasmata archaeon genome includes a window with the following:
- a CDS encoding NosD domain-containing protein: MNGGRKRIRLGGNCGELDRTKLRAFFLVVLVVVSIGSLLIISARAQGINTNQSVDAKVSHSPIHITNNSEFTAANGVSGGSGTPSDPYIIENWEIDANGGTYCISIENTDVYFVIRNCTVKNATFQQSIASSGIFLSNVQHATIKDNLVEENMNGIFLYCSSDISILNNTVFNNLPFGIVLYSSTMNNISTNNVSFSPMGIVLILSQVNSLGNNSMLSSGVILMGTSILDWTTNEVDITNTVNGLPIYFYKNQNGITVPTDAGQVILANCTNFVLSGLSFSNVSSGIQLAYSAYNTITASSFTGTQFGILAMFSEHTNITFNTITGNGYGISLEYGSNYTTITNNEISNNYRGIYSYISNNNVVHNNSAFGNNYSFLFWVSENNTISENNVFNNTHGIYLYFSSHNNTLRNNTICDNEYEGVFMQSANNNQLIGNKMWNCGIIMAGYELENWNTHEIDITNTVNGKPVGYYKNQKGGTIQSNIGQLILANCTNMTASGLELSNASAGIQLGFSSYNIINENTLTGHSCHGLYLWYSDHNYITNNSIAGNYQGIYFRTANSNSIIDNNVSGNTYGIYLYNSCKNEIKNNWLCANKEYGVFLTDYSSSNYLLHNYFVGNGESSLASVTTLRGVSGKCQAYDNSEWNTWYDNTTKEGNYWSNWDGNGWGTPDAYQIDGGKASDWYPLGNPVNEFPACSFLLVFHGIIIIVYRVFRTCGSLPLSKTASKPDWI, translated from the coding sequence ATGAATGGAGGTAGAAAAAGAATAAGGTTGGGAGGAAATTGTGGGGAGTTAGATCGCACTAAACTTCGGGCATTTTTCCTGGTTGTCCTCGTTGTGGTTAGTATTGGAAGCTTACTTATAATTTCTGCCAGGGCGCAAGGTATTAATACAAATCAGAGCGTGGATGCTAAAGTTTCACATTCTCCAATCCACATAACTAACAACAGCGAATTCACAGCAGCAAATGGAGTATCTGGAGGTTCAGGAACACCTTCAGATCCATACATCATTGAAAATTGGGAGATTGATGCTAACGGCGGAACTTATTGCATATCTATTGAAAATACGGATGTTTATTTTGTAATCCGGAATTGCACTGTAAAGAACGCAACATTTCAACAATCCATAGCAAGCTCGGGTATATTCCTGAGCAATGTGCAGCATGCTACTATCAAAGACAACCTTGTAGAGGAGAATATGAATGGCATCTTTTTGTATTGTTCAAGCGACATTTCTATACTTAACAACACTGTGTTCAATAACCTCCCATTTGGAATTGTATTGTATTCTTCAACGATGAATAACATATCAACAAACAATGTTTCTTTTTCACCTATGGGAATTGTTTTGATACTCTCACAAGTCAACAGTTTGGGCAACAATTCCATGTTGAGCTCTGGTGTTATTCTTATGGGCACCTCTATTTTGGACTGGACGACAAATGAGGTCGATATTACGAACACAGTGAATGGACTGCCAATATATTTTTACAAAAACCAGAATGGAATAACGGTCCCCACGGATGCGGGTCAGGTTATTCTTGCCAATTGCACAAATTTTGTTTTGTCTGGGTTGTCATTTTCAAATGTTTCATCTGGAATTCAGCTTGCCTACTCAGCATACAACACAATAACTGCCAGCAGTTTTACAGGAACTCAATTTGGGATTCTTGCAATGTTTTCAGAGCACACAAACATAACTTTCAATACTATAACAGGTAATGGTTATGGAATTTCGCTAGAGTATGGGAGCAACTATACTACAATTACCAACAATGAGATTTCAAATAATTATCGTGGAATTTATTCATATATTAGCAACAACAATGTTGTCCATAACAACAGCGCTTTTGGTAACAACTATAGTTTCTTATTTTGGGTTTCAGAAAATAACACTATATCTGAAAACAATGTGTTCAACAACACCCATGGCATATATCTGTATTTCAGTTCACATAATAATACTTTGAGAAACAACACTATCTGTGATAATGAGTACGAGGGGGTATTCATGCAATCCGCAAACAACAATCAGTTGATTGGAAACAAGATGTGGAATTGTGGCATTATAATGGCAGGATATGAGCTTGAAAACTGGAACACACATGAAATAGACATTACAAACACAGTGAATGGTAAACCCGTGGGTTATTATAAAAATCAGAAGGGTGGCACAATCCAGTCGAACATCGGGCAGTTGATTCTTGCAAATTGCACGAATATGACTGCAAGTGGGCTGGAACTCTCAAATGCTTCTGCAGGAATTCAGCTTGGATTTTCTTCTTACAACATTATAAATGAAAATACACTTACAGGGCATTCTTGCCACGGACTCTACCTCTGGTATTCAGACCACAATTACATAACTAACAACAGTATAGCTGGTAACTACCAAGGAATATACTTCCGTACAGCAAACTCCAATTCTATAATAGACAACAATGTATCCGGTAATACTTACGGAATCTATCTGTACAATTCCTGTAAGAACGAGATAAAGAATAACTGGCTTTGTGCCAACAAAGAGTATGGAGTATTCCTAACGGACTATTCTAGCAGTAATTATCTCCTTCACAACTACTTTGTAGGCAATGGAGAATCTTCCCTTGCCTCTGTTACTACCTTGCGTGGTGTGAGTGGTAAATGCCAGGCATATGATAATAGCGAATGGAACACCTGGTATGACAACACTACAAAGGAGGGCAACTACTGGAGCAACTGGGATGGTAATGGCTGGGGTACACCAGATGCCTACCAGATAGACGGAGGCAAAGCAAGTGACTGGTATCCACTTGGAAATCCTGTGAATGAATTCCCAGCATGTTCTTTCCTCCTCGTGTTCCATGGAATTATTATCATTGTTTACAGAGTTTTCAGGACTTGCGGGTCTCTTCCTCTCTCAAAAACAGCATCAAAGCCGGATTGGATTTGA
- the porB gene encoding pyruvate synthase subunit PorB, protein MAKPTIPTEEYMISGHMACLGCAAPLAMRYLLKALGKRTVVSIPACCWAVIPGVFPYTNLKVPLVYTAFEVTGASISGLRAALDARGIKDVNVVGFAGDGGTADIGIQALSGAVERGENVIYMCYDNEAYMNTGIQRSSLTPFGAWTTTTPVGKTKFWQKTQKKNMVEIMVAHRIPYAATVSVAYPEDFINKVKKAASIEGPKYIHAFAPCPTGWRVPPEKTIEVARLATDTCIFPLYEVEYGKYKITRKVVNKKPVAEYLKMQGRFSYLGEEELKKIQEYVDKEWELLLKKEEITKEW, encoded by the coding sequence ATGGCGAAACCAACAATACCAACAGAAGAGTATATGATTTCTGGGCACATGGCATGCCTTGGCTGTGCTGCACCCCTTGCAATGAGGTATTTGCTGAAGGCATTGGGTAAAAGAACTGTGGTGAGCATTCCCGCATGCTGCTGGGCAGTCATTCCCGGCGTTTTTCCCTATACGAATCTGAAGGTCCCGCTAGTTTACACCGCCTTTGAAGTGACGGGCGCAAGCATATCTGGTTTAAGAGCAGCACTGGATGCAAGGGGAATTAAGGATGTGAATGTGGTGGGATTTGCAGGAGATGGAGGTACTGCAGACATAGGGATTCAGGCACTTTCAGGGGCAGTTGAAAGAGGAGAAAATGTAATTTACATGTGCTATGACAACGAGGCCTACATGAACACAGGTATCCAGCGTTCTTCTCTAACTCCATTTGGCGCTTGGACCACCACAACACCAGTGGGTAAAACCAAGTTCTGGCAGAAAACGCAGAAGAAAAACATGGTAGAGATTATGGTGGCACACAGAATTCCCTATGCTGCAACGGTTTCAGTAGCTTATCCTGAGGATTTCATAAATAAAGTGAAAAAGGCAGCAAGTATTGAAGGGCCAAAATACATCCATGCATTTGCACCCTGTCCAACTGGTTGGAGGGTTCCACCTGAGAAGACGATAGAAGTGGCAAGATTGGCTACAGACACATGCATCTTCCCGCTCTACGAGGTTGAGTATGGGAAATACAAGATAACAAGGAAGGTTGTGAACAAGAAGCCAGTGGCAGAGTATCTTAAGATGCAGGGGCGCTTTAGTTATCTCGGTGAGGAAGAACTCAAAAAGATTCAGGAGTATGTGGACAAAGAATGGGAGTTATTGTTGAAGAAGGAGGAGATCACAAAGGAGTGGTGA
- the iorA gene encoding indolepyruvate ferredoxin oxidoreductase subunit alpha produces MLGKPGEKVLLMANEAIARGAIEAGLDLAASYPGTPSSEIGTTLAKFSEKFGYYFEYSANEKVAMEVALAAAVSGLYSMTMMKHVGLNVASDTLLTLAYTGVKGAMVIVSADDPSCHSSQNEQDNRYYGLLANLPVLEPVTPQECLDFTKYAFELSHALELPVILRTTTRVNHTSADVVLGEVGQRHQAKFVKEPTRFVTVPAVARARRLWLLEQMKKARKISEESNFNRVYGNGKLGIITSGVAYTYVKEYLEKEKIDCGIFKIGFTNPLPETKILEFMSDKDKIIVCEELEPVLETRVRAIAQMQGLVQKIYGKLDGNFPFEYEWNYEVVAKGIGKIMGRQYETKKAAASIEIPARPPVLCAGCPHRATYYAIKKVTKGKAIFSSDIGCYTLGIQPPLEMADLLTCMGASIGNANGLSKVNSEPVFAFIGDSTFFHAGIPALLNAVHNGHSFIAVIMDNSTTAMTGHQPHPGLSVDAAGREAKAVSIEAVVKGCGVDYVKVVDALDIPKAVDVYKEALNVKGVRVVISRSPCALLLAGEKRRKGEKIGRYFVSQDCKKCHVCITQFACPAFYLEGDEVKINDGLCLGCGACAFVCPFGAIKRGD; encoded by the coding sequence ATGCTCGGCAAGCCCGGGGAGAAAGTGCTTCTGATGGCAAATGAGGCAATTGCAAGGGGAGCGATTGAGGCAGGGCTGGATTTAGCTGCCTCTTATCCGGGAACTCCCTCATCTGAAATAGGCACCACTCTCGCAAAATTCTCAGAAAAGTTCGGATATTATTTTGAGTATTCTGCCAACGAGAAGGTGGCAATGGAAGTTGCACTGGCTGCAGCGGTTTCTGGCTTGTATTCAATGACGATGATGAAGCATGTGGGCTTGAATGTGGCTTCGGATACTCTTCTAACTCTTGCTTACACTGGTGTAAAAGGTGCGATGGTGATTGTGAGTGCTGACGACCCTTCATGTCATTCAAGCCAGAATGAGCAGGACAACAGGTACTATGGATTGCTTGCTAACCTGCCTGTGCTTGAGCCAGTAACACCTCAAGAATGTCTGGATTTCACAAAGTATGCATTTGAACTCTCACATGCCCTCGAACTTCCAGTCATTTTACGCACAACCACAAGGGTCAATCATACGAGTGCAGATGTTGTGCTCGGAGAAGTTGGGCAAAGGCACCAGGCAAAATTTGTGAAGGAACCAACAAGGTTCGTTACAGTGCCTGCTGTGGCGAGAGCAAGACGGCTCTGGTTGCTTGAGCAGATGAAAAAGGCCAGAAAAATTAGTGAGGAAAGCAATTTTAACAGAGTTTATGGAAATGGGAAGCTTGGCATAATCACCAGTGGTGTGGCTTACACATATGTGAAGGAATATCTGGAAAAGGAGAAAATAGATTGTGGGATTTTCAAAATTGGTTTTACAAATCCATTGCCTGAGACAAAAATTCTGGAGTTCATGAGCGATAAAGACAAAATAATAGTGTGCGAGGAACTTGAGCCTGTGCTTGAGACCAGGGTGAGGGCAATTGCCCAGATGCAGGGTTTAGTCCAGAAAATTTACGGCAAGCTGGATGGTAATTTTCCGTTTGAGTATGAATGGAACTATGAGGTAGTTGCAAAGGGCATAGGAAAGATTATGGGAAGGCAGTATGAGACAAAGAAAGCTGCAGCTTCAATAGAGATTCCTGCAAGACCTCCAGTGCTCTGTGCCGGCTGTCCGCATAGAGCCACATATTATGCAATAAAGAAGGTCACAAAGGGCAAGGCCATTTTCTCCTCAGACATTGGTTGCTACACCCTTGGGATTCAGCCACCACTGGAGATGGCGGACTTACTCACCTGTATGGGTGCAAGCATTGGAAATGCAAATGGGCTGAGCAAGGTAAATTCAGAGCCAGTTTTCGCTTTCATAGGAGATTCCACATTTTTCCATGCTGGGATTCCAGCTTTACTTAATGCTGTCCACAACGGCCATTCTTTCATTGCAGTAATTATGGACAATTCCACAACTGCAATGACAGGGCACCAACCCCACCCAGGGCTTTCGGTTGACGCAGCAGGCAGAGAGGCAAAGGCAGTGAGCATTGAGGCAGTTGTGAAGGGTTGTGGAGTGGATTATGTGAAAGTTGTAGATGCTCTGGACATCCCGAAGGCGGTTGATGTCTATAAGGAGGCATTGAATGTTAAAGGAGTCAGGGTTGTGATTTCCCGCTCTCCCTGTGCGTTGCTTCTCGCTGGCGAGAAGCGGCGGAAGGGCGAAAAGATTGGGCGATATTTTGTTAGCCAGGATTGTAAAAAGTGCCATGTTTGTATCACACAATTTGCCTGCCCAGCTTTTTACCTTGAAGGCGATGAGGTAAAGATAAATGATGGGCTTTGCCTGGGCTGCGGTGCCTGTGCCTTCGTGTGTCCGTTTGGGGCGATAAAGCGAGGTGACTGA
- a CDS encoding transketolase C-terminal domain-containing protein, with translation MVKKVITGNSAAAYGVKLARVQVVSAYPITPQTTVVEKLADFVANGELNARFVNVESEHSALAALISASLGGARTFTATSSHGLALMHEMLHWAAGARTPVVMVNVNRAMGPPWNIWAEMTDSISQRDTGWIQFYGESNQEVLDTMIQLYRICESKEVMLPGMICEDAFYLSHTVLPVDIPEQEAVDKFLPPFEPAYKLDFDNPVSVGSLSMPHQWYMELRYKIAESMENAKRKIVEVDREFGKIFGRSYSGLVENYRGEDAELLLICAGTMASTAKDVVDELRNEGVKAGLLRLRVFRPFPNEEILRLTQNAKVVGVADRSISFGNQGPFFTEVKGALYGKGDKKVLKNYIVGIGGRDVTTTTIKNIFRNMAYIKEHGIDEELTWVELKR, from the coding sequence ATGGTGAAGAAGGTGATTACTGGCAATTCTGCAGCTGCCTATGGTGTTAAGCTTGCAAGAGTCCAGGTGGTTTCTGCATACCCAATCACTCCTCAGACCACAGTCGTTGAGAAACTTGCTGACTTTGTCGCAAATGGTGAGTTGAATGCCAGATTTGTGAATGTGGAATCGGAGCACAGCGCCCTCGCTGCCCTGATTTCGGCGTCGCTGGGCGGTGCAAGAACTTTTACAGCAACATCATCCCATGGTCTGGCTTTGATGCATGAAATGTTGCACTGGGCAGCGGGTGCAAGAACACCAGTGGTCATGGTGAATGTCAATAGGGCTATGGGGCCTCCATGGAATATCTGGGCTGAAATGACGGATAGCATCTCACAAAGGGACACTGGCTGGATTCAGTTCTATGGTGAGAGCAACCAGGAAGTCCTTGATACCATGATACAGCTTTACCGCATCTGTGAGAGCAAGGAAGTTATGCTCCCAGGCATGATTTGTGAGGACGCTTTCTATCTTTCGCACACAGTTCTCCCTGTGGACATACCGGAACAGGAGGCAGTGGATAAATTCCTACCACCATTTGAGCCCGCTTACAAACTTGATTTTGATAACCCTGTTTCTGTAGGGTCGCTCAGCATGCCACACCAGTGGTACATGGAATTACGCTACAAAATTGCGGAATCAATGGAGAATGCAAAGCGAAAGATTGTGGAAGTTGACAGAGAATTCGGGAAAATCTTCGGAAGGAGTTACTCTGGCCTTGTTGAAAATTACAGAGGCGAGGATGCAGAACTTTTGCTCATCTGTGCAGGTACAATGGCTTCAACGGCTAAAGATGTTGTGGATGAGTTGAGAAATGAGGGTGTGAAAGCAGGGTTGCTGAGGTTGCGTGTGTTCCGCCCCTTCCCGAATGAGGAAATTCTGCGTTTAACACAGAATGCAAAGGTTGTTGGTGTGGCAGACCGCTCAATCTCATTCGGAAATCAGGGACCGTTTTTCACAGAGGTTAAAGGTGCGCTTTATGGCAAAGGAGATAAAAAAGTGCTAAAGAATTACATAGTGGGCATTGGCGGAAGGGATGTAACAACTACAACAATCAAGAACATATTCAGGAACATGGCGTATATAAAAGAGCATGGAATAGATGAAGAACTAACCTGGGTGGAGTTAAAGAGGTGA
- a CDS encoding 4Fe-4S binding protein translates to MVFKNVKDVPVGPYSHLESTLINKTGEWRNMRPVLDRSKCIRCYICWKFCPDVAIKILPDGNIEHDYEFCKGCGICANECPKKAITMVREE, encoded by the coding sequence ATGGTGTTCAAAAATGTGAAGGATGTACCTGTTGGACCCTATTCCCATCTTGAAAGCACACTTATAAACAAGACAGGAGAATGGCGGAACATGCGACCTGTGCTGGATAGAAGCAAGTGCATTCGCTGCTACATCTGCTGGAAATTCTGTCCGGATGTGGCAATTAAAATTTTACCAGATGGGAATATAGAACATGACTACGAATTCTGCAAGGGCTGTGGAATTTGTGCAAACGAATGTCCAAAGAAAGCAATCACAATGGTAAGGGAGGAATGA
- a CDS encoding 7-cyano-7-deazaguanine synthase has product MKGVALLSGGIDSPAALYLMLKKNWDMVAIHMDNQPFTDSHTVEKFVKIVERLRRNADISLPAFIVPHGKNQGEIARRCTRRFQCVLCRRMMFRVASAFAEREGAKFIVTGESLGQVASQTLQNIFTEHTSAKFHVLRPLIGLDKVEIEKIAREAGTFEISTLPGMCCTIVPDKPATSARISAILEEERKLDIKAMVSEAVCQAREI; this is encoded by the coding sequence ATGAAAGGGGTTGCGTTGCTCTCAGGGGGCATCGACTCCCCTGCGGCTCTTTACCTCATGCTGAAAAAGAACTGGGACATGGTAGCAATTCATATGGATAATCAGCCGTTTACGGATTCGCATACAGTAGAAAAATTTGTAAAAATTGTTGAAAGGTTGCGTAGAAATGCGGATATCAGTTTACCTGCGTTTATTGTACCTCATGGGAAGAATCAGGGTGAGATCGCCAGACGATGTACACGCAGGTTTCAATGTGTTCTATGCAGAAGGATGATGTTTAGAGTTGCAAGTGCCTTTGCAGAGAGAGAAGGGGCTAAATTCATTGTTACTGGTGAGTCATTGGGCCAGGTGGCTTCTCAAACGCTCCAGAATATTTTTACAGAACACACAAGTGCTAAATTCCATGTTTTAAGACCTCTTATAGGATTAGATAAGGTAGAAATTGAGAAGATAGCGAGGGAGGCGGGTACATTTGAGATTTCCACTTTGCCAGGAATGTGTTGCACTATAGTCCCAGATAAGCCAGCAACTTCTGCGAGAATTTCAGCGATTCTGGAAGAGGAGAGGAAGCTGGACATAAAAGCCATGGTGAGCGAGGCAGTATGTCAAGCAAGGGAGATTTAG
- a CDS encoding indolepyruvate oxidoreductase subunit beta has product MNILLCGVGGQGIILASQVLGESCIKAGKHVVISEIHGMAQRGGSVYTFVRIDEGDAPIPPAGSIDVAVSFERVELLRYLDYLGKKTIALVNEAKIPPIGVSLQKKPYPGVEEVVAELARIAGQAVHFDAEKLAVEAGSKLAVNSVMLGAIAALHGFPISKDEMLETLLSKLPEKVREVNRKAFEGGFSMTESNKQF; this is encoded by the coding sequence ATGAACATTCTGCTCTGTGGTGTCGGTGGCCAGGGCATAATTCTTGCCTCTCAAGTGCTTGGAGAAAGTTGTATCAAGGCAGGGAAGCATGTGGTAATCAGCGAAATTCATGGTATGGCACAGCGTGGTGGAAGTGTTTACACTTTTGTGAGAATAGATGAGGGGGACGCCCCAATTCCGCCAGCAGGAAGTATCGATGTTGCCGTTAGTTTTGAGCGTGTGGAGCTTTTGCGTTATCTGGATTATCTCGGCAAGAAAACAATTGCTCTGGTTAATGAGGCGAAAATTCCACCAATCGGTGTTTCTTTGCAGAAAAAACCCTATCCTGGTGTTGAGGAAGTTGTGGCTGAATTGGCAAGGATTGCTGGTCAGGCAGTCCATTTTGATGCAGAAAAGCTGGCAGTTGAGGCAGGGTCCAAGCTAGCTGTGAATTCTGTAATGCTCGGGGCTATTGCTGCACTACATGGCTTCCCGATTTCAAAGGATGAAATGCTCGAAACCCTGCTCTCAAAACTACCCGAGAAGGTGAGAGAGGTTAACAGGAAGGCGTTTGAGGGAGGGTTTAGCATGACAGAAAGCAATAAACAATTTTAA
- a CDS encoding right-handed parallel beta-helix repeat-containing protein translates to MIGQNEPQSSVPSNNSQFSQQPNYPQQPYPQPVQPYPYQGYTQPPPPPPPPPKDSSKILVIVLAVVVVVIIIGSVVGAMVLMNMMRNTVNNMIPDNENDGNNIPTILSPPTNVHAFAGDRYVRLSWDPVPNASSYNIYWGVNPSVSKQTGTKIQNVNNPYNHTGLTNDQTYYYVVTAVNGTRESAESDVVSATPTGQTYAGGPIIIQSDEEFTPAKGVVRGSGTQADPYIIEGWNIDASTANTSEYPFVKVGISISQTTAHFVIRSCYIHSAGAYGFGISLGNLKNGKIENCMITNCSSGISIERCTNLTINGNSISMCEEGISLGGSGYSSENVHITNNSIQSCTSMGIYFHYLYDSTAEHNQIVNTVKGIHVSDCKNCTIAYNEITGMSFAGISVQASLYGFGNNTITHNNVCQNQGDGIAIYCDNNTIAYNNCSFNTGCGIILDWVSGGLEASYNMVIGNVVNNNIQDGIHVGAYCTANTIKNNTCMGNNANNQHYDDGTPYYYDIYIDELGNAVEGNSYGTIYIKSNPALMLFLREEETRKS, encoded by the coding sequence ATGATCGGACAAAACGAACCCCAAAGTAGTGTGCCTTCCAATAACAGCCAGTTCAGCCAGCAACCAAATTATCCCCAGCAACCATACCCGCAGCCCGTGCAACCCTACCCATACCAAGGGTACACACAGCCACCGCCCCCGCCACCCCCACCGCCAAAGGATTCAAGTAAAATTTTGGTCATTGTTCTGGCTGTAGTGGTTGTAGTAATAATAATTGGCAGTGTGGTTGGTGCCATGGTTTTGATGAACATGATGAGAAACACAGTGAACAATATGATCCCCGACAACGAGAACGATGGAAACAATATTCCAACGATTCTTTCACCACCAACAAATGTTCATGCTTTTGCAGGGGACAGATATGTGCGGCTGAGCTGGGACCCTGTACCTAATGCTTCTTCTTACAATATCTACTGGGGAGTAAATCCTAGTGTCTCCAAACAAACCGGGACAAAAATTCAGAATGTAAACAACCCATACAATCACACAGGGCTCACAAATGACCAGACATACTATTATGTGGTTACTGCCGTGAACGGAACGCGAGAGAGTGCCGAATCAGATGTGGTTTCGGCTACACCCACAGGCCAAACTTACGCTGGAGGTCCTATTATCATTCAGAGTGATGAGGAGTTTACACCTGCAAAAGGCGTTGTTAGAGGTTCTGGCACACAAGCAGACCCCTACATAATCGAGGGCTGGAACATAGATGCTTCGACTGCAAACACCAGTGAATATCCTTTTGTCAAAGTCGGCATCTCCATTAGCCAGACAACCGCTCATTTTGTCATTCGTTCCTGCTACATCCACAGTGCTGGTGCTTATGGTTTTGGAATCTCTCTCGGAAACCTCAAAAACGGAAAAATTGAGAACTGCATGATAACAAACTGCTCATCTGGAATTTCAATAGAGCGATGTACAAACCTCACGATCAATGGAAATTCAATCAGCATGTGTGAGGAAGGGATTTCGCTGGGAGGCAGCGGTTATTCCTCTGAGAATGTGCACATCACCAACAACTCAATCCAAAGTTGTACATCCATGGGCATTTACTTTCATTATCTCTATGATTCCACAGCAGAACATAACCAGATCGTAAACACCGTAAAAGGGATTCATGTGAGCGATTGTAAGAATTGCACGATTGCTTACAATGAAATTACTGGGATGAGTTTTGCGGGAATTTCAGTTCAGGCCTCGCTTTATGGCTTCGGAAACAACACAATTACCCACAACAATGTCTGCCAGAACCAGGGAGATGGAATCGCAATTTACTGCGACAACAACACAATTGCTTACAACAACTGCAGCTTCAACACTGGGTGCGGAATTATCTTAGACTGGGTTAGTGGAGGATTGGAGGCAAGTTATAATATGGTTATTGGCAACGTTGTAAACAATAATATCCAGGATGGAATCCATGTGGGTGCATACTGCACAGCTAACACAATTAAGAACAATACCTGCATGGGAAACAACGCAAACAATCAGCACTACGATGATGGAACTCCCTATTACTACGACATTTACATTGACGAACTTGGAAATGCAGTTGAGGGCAACAGCTATGGAACGATATACATCAAATCCAATCCGGCTTTGATGCTGTTTTTGAGAGAGGAAGAGACCCGCAAGTCCTGA
- a CDS encoding transcription initiation factor IIB: protein MVDKKKKIEEEEIRKCPYCGSTHIVKDYDHGELVCDECGSVLSDRIIDQGPEWRAFDMEQGEKRARTGAPMTYTLHDKGLSTDIGWKNKDSYGKSIPTKNRAQLYRLRKWQRRIRVSNATERNLSFALQELDRMSASLNLPKNVRETAAMIYRKAVNKNLIRGRSIEGVVAAALYGACRQCEVPRTLDEIASCSRVGRKEIGRTYRFMTRELKLKLMPTKPQDYIPRFICALKLSGETQNEALRILQEATEKELTSGRGPTGVAAAAIYIASIITNERRTQREVADVAGVTEVTIRNRYKELTEKLGINIEEQV from the coding sequence ATGGTGGACAAAAAGAAAAAAATAGAAGAAGAGGAAATAAGGAAGTGCCCGTACTGCGGAAGCACCCACATAGTTAAGGACTATGACCATGGTGAACTCGTATGTGATGAATGCGGCTCAGTCCTTTCAGACAGAATTATTGACCAGGGGCCAGAGTGGAGAGCTTTTGACATGGAACAGGGTGAAAAGCGCGCCAGAACTGGTGCACCAATGACCTACACGCTACACGACAAGGGTCTTTCCACAGATATTGGCTGGAAGAACAAGGACTCGTATGGCAAAAGCATTCCCACAAAGAACAGAGCGCAGCTTTACCGCCTCAGAAAATGGCAACGACGCATCAGAGTCTCTAACGCGACAGAGCGGAACCTCTCATTTGCCCTCCAAGAACTGGATAGAATGTCTGCATCCCTCAACCTTCCAAAGAATGTGCGGGAGACTGCAGCAATGATATACAGAAAAGCAGTAAACAAGAATCTGATTCGAGGGAGGAGCATTGAGGGTGTCGTTGCTGCTGCTCTTTATGGGGCATGCCGACAGTGTGAGGTGCCGCGAACCCTTGATGAGATAGCATCATGCTCCAGAGTTGGCAGAAAAGAAATTGGAAGGACATACAGATTCATGACACGAGAACTGAAGCTTAAGTTGATGCCCACAAAGCCCCAGGACTACATACCCAGATTTATCTGTGCGCTTAAGCTCAGTGGTGAAACCCAGAATGAAGCATTAAGAATTCTGCAAGAAGCAACCGAGAAGGAACTCACCTCCGGTAGAGGACCGACAGGTGTTGCTGCTGCTGCGATTTATATTGCCTCTATAATTACAAATGAGCGGCGAACTCAGCGCGAGGTTGCAGATGTAGCAGGCGTCACGGAAGTGACTATCAGAAACAGATACAAGGAACTGACAGAAAAGCTTGGAATTAACATTGAAGAGCAGGTATGA